From Deinococcus aerophilus, a single genomic window includes:
- a CDS encoding PAS domain S-box protein: MKEPIINKPGGPLSDLQLPGHALEACVVGVVVADARQDDYPILYVNPAFERLTGYPAAELLGRNCRFLQGEDRDQEARQDIWQALAQGEATTTILRNYRKDGTLFYNELTLSPVFDAAGTLTHYLGFQNDVTAREKALRGEHHARQQLTATLTRVTDGFVSFDRDWNVTYINEAAAGLAQRRPEDFLGRNLLIMFPEIRDNPLGLAVERAKATGDLQNTVSHLPHFEKWVDVTVYPSEDGISLFARDITESHRNLAALQASEERFSKVFQASPVAIFITRRKDKCFLEVNAEFLRQSGYSRQEILGHTSQELGFWADQADREVTWQMLDGELAPGSREVLFLDRHGEPFWGMLSLIPIEVAGERCVIGFVRNVNEEKNARQRLLESEERHRRSATELQRILDLSLDMITTVAPGGWVISVSAACVHILGYTPEELSGRSYEELLHPEDREITHREVAVIREKQGSTSFRNRCIHKDGGVVWIEWNVAAVPDDPLLYCVARDVTRRRAAEADQAFLAAIVQASQNAVVGVSLDDTIRSWNPGARRLYGYSAAEAIGQTMMLIVPPEVQDAEREVFRRVAQGELVLPYESVRLDRQGQRIPVMSTVSGVLDAEGHVIGVSKITRDISLIQAAEAKVRKLNEDLERQLRHVTGLREIDQSIATSADLNVTLGMILENIRQQLEVDAATILLLDQHTLTLRCGAARGLSTALQDLTLRLGDGLAGQVALNRQPLLAADLQTTDVSPAWRAMLEGERLVAYYAVPVIAKGKVLGVIEVLHRQPFEPSSAWLEVFEVLTNQAAIAVDNAELLSELEHSNLELRLAYDETIEGWARALDLRDRETEGHSRRVTETTVELCRMLGFSTEELVDVRRGALLHDIGKMGIPDAILSKPGRLNDEEWLRMKEHASYAVALLSPIRFLRPALTIPQYHHEKWDGSGYPLGLRGEAIPLAARAFAVVDVYDALTSDRPYRKAWPREAATAHLRAGAGTHFDPQVVGAFLRLLGARP, from the coding sequence CTACCCGGCCGCCGAGTTGCTGGGCAGAAACTGCCGCTTTCTTCAGGGCGAGGACCGCGATCAGGAGGCTAGGCAGGACATCTGGCAGGCCCTCGCCCAGGGAGAGGCGACCACCACGATCCTGCGCAACTACCGCAAGGACGGCACGCTGTTCTACAACGAGCTGACCCTCAGCCCGGTGTTCGATGCGGCGGGTACCCTGACGCATTACCTGGGCTTCCAGAACGACGTGACCGCCCGCGAAAAGGCCCTACGGGGCGAGCATCACGCACGCCAGCAACTCACCGCAACACTTACGCGGGTCACCGACGGTTTTGTGTCCTTTGACCGGGACTGGAATGTCACGTACATCAATGAGGCGGCGGCCGGTCTCGCACAACGGCGTCCAGAGGATTTTCTGGGCCGCAATCTGCTGATCATGTTTCCCGAGATCCGGGACAATCCGCTGGGTCTGGCCGTGGAGCGGGCCAAAGCAACGGGAGATCTGCAAAACACGGTCAGCCATCTGCCTCATTTTGAGAAATGGGTGGACGTCACCGTCTATCCCAGCGAGGACGGAATCTCCCTGTTTGCTCGGGACATCACGGAAAGCCACCGCAACCTCGCGGCCCTGCAGGCGAGCGAGGAGCGTTTCTCCAAGGTCTTTCAGGCCAGCCCCGTCGCCATCTTTATCACCCGGCGCAAGGACAAGTGTTTTCTGGAAGTCAACGCGGAATTCCTGCGGCAAAGCGGGTACAGCCGCCAGGAGATTCTCGGCCACACTTCACAGGAACTGGGTTTCTGGGCCGATCAAGCTGACCGTGAAGTGACGTGGCAGATGCTGGACGGTGAACTGGCTCCTGGAAGCCGCGAGGTGCTGTTTCTCGACAGGCACGGTGAACCGTTCTGGGGGATGCTTTCCCTGATCCCGATAGAAGTGGCGGGGGAGCGCTGCGTGATCGGGTTCGTGCGCAACGTGAACGAGGAGAAAAATGCCCGGCAGCGCCTGCTCGAAAGTGAGGAGCGCCATCGCCGCAGCGCCACCGAACTGCAGCGCATTCTGGACCTGTCCCTGGACATGATCACGACTGTTGCGCCCGGCGGCTGGGTGATCAGCGTGAGCGCCGCGTGCGTGCACATTCTCGGCTACACGCCTGAGGAATTGTCCGGCCGGTCCTATGAAGAACTCCTGCATCCAGAAGACCGCGAGATCACCCACCGGGAAGTGGCCGTCATCCGGGAGAAGCAAGGCTCAACCAGCTTCAGAAACCGGTGTATCCACAAAGACGGCGGCGTGGTGTGGATCGAATGGAATGTCGCGGCAGTTCCTGATGACCCGTTGCTCTATTGCGTGGCCCGCGACGTGACCCGGCGCCGGGCGGCCGAGGCCGATCAGGCGTTTCTGGCCGCCATTGTGCAGGCCAGCCAGAATGCTGTGGTCGGGGTGTCCCTGGACGACACCATCCGCTCATGGAATCCCGGAGCACGGCGCCTGTACGGATACAGCGCTGCAGAGGCCATCGGCCAGACGATGATGCTCATTGTTCCCCCGGAGGTGCAGGACGCGGAACGGGAAGTGTTCCGCAGGGTCGCGCAGGGAGAACTGGTCTTGCCCTACGAATCGGTCCGGCTGGACAGGCAGGGCCAGCGGATTCCCGTGATGTCGACTGTTTCGGGGGTGCTGGATGCCGAGGGTCATGTGATTGGTGTCTCCAAGATCACCCGGGACATCTCCCTGATCCAGGCCGCCGAGGCGAAGGTCCGGAAACTCAACGAGGACCTGGAGCGGCAGCTGCGCCATGTCACCGGTCTGCGTGAAATTGACCAGTCGATTGCGACCAGTGCCGACCTGAACGTGACGCTGGGCATGATTCTCGAGAACATCCGGCAGCAGCTGGAGGTGGACGCCGCCACCATTTTGCTGCTGGACCAGCACACCCTGACTCTGCGGTGCGGCGCGGCGCGTGGACTGAGCACTGCGCTGCAGGACCTGACCCTGCGCCTCGGTGATGGGCTGGCGGGCCAGGTGGCCCTGAACCGGCAGCCGCTGCTGGCCGCCGATCTCCAGACCACCGACGTGTCGCCGGCCTGGCGGGCCATGCTGGAGGGGGAGCGGCTGGTGGCGTACTACGCGGTCCCGGTCATCGCCAAGGGCAAGGTTCTGGGCGTGATTGAAGTGCTTCACCGGCAGCCGTTTGAACCGTCGTCCGCCTGGCTGGAGGTGTTCGAGGTACTGACCAATCAGGCGGCCATCGCGGTGGACAATGCCGAGCTGCTGAGCGAGCTGGAGCACAGCAACCTGGAGTTGCGTCTGGCCTACGATGAGACCATCGAGGGATGGGCGCGGGCGCTGGACCTGCGCGACCGGGAAACCGAGGGGCATTCGCGCCGGGTGACCGAGACCACCGTGGAACTGTGCCGGATGCTGGGGTTCTCGACCGAGGAGCTGGTGGATGTGCGCCGCGGCGCGCTGCTGCACGACATCGGCAAGATGGGCATCCCCGACGCCATTCTCTCCAAGCCCGGCAGGCTGAACGATGAGGAATGGCTCCGCATGAAGGAGCATGCCAGTTACGCCGTGGCGCTGCTCTCGCCCATCCGGTTCCTGCGCCCGGCACTGACCATTCCGCAGTATCACCATGAAAAGTGGGACGGCAGCGGCTATCCCCTGGGCCTGCGGGGCGAGGCCATTCCGCTGGCGGCCCGGGCCTTCGCCGTGGTGGACGTGTATGACGCCCTGACCAGCGACCGGCCATACCGCAAGGCCTGGCCCCGCGAGGCGGCGACCGCCCACCTGCGGGCCGGTGCGGGCACCCACTTCGATCCCCAGGTCGTCGGGGCCTTTTTGCGGCTGCTCGGTGCCAGGCCGTGA